One genomic segment of Thermovibrio guaymasensis includes these proteins:
- a CDS encoding BadF/BadG/BcrA/BcrD ATPase family protein gives MIGGIDVGSTTVKGVLLNEKGEVLFKEYRRHEAKQAERVLELLAKFEEVAGKDFQLFLTGSGGGDIAKALGVKFIQEVNAVSRAVETLHPEVSSVVELGGQDAKMIFFLDVNGFKRKVTTMNDKCAGGTGATIDRIVSKLKIPVEVASSLEFDPKRVHPVAAKCGVFAETDINSLQKAGVPEEELLISLFNAIVIQNLSVLTRGYTLRPVVLLLGGPNTFFPALRGAWKYHLEKVWKEKGIPFDSSSILLPENSQFYAAIGSALFGFEEESPYRGKEGLLEFRRSSLVYLKKKTGELGLLKPGEDLEEFKKRYQVKPFKPKKFKEGERVKAFLGIDGGSTSTKAVLIDERGELLATAYTLSKGNPLEDLKVIVKELKDKVEGDGALLEILSVGATGYAKEMLKETVGADVCIVETVAHTVSALHFFKDIDVIVDVGGQDIKVMILRNGEVKDFKLNTQCSAGNGYFLQSTAEKFGYRVEEFADVAFKAKYAPKFNFGCAVFLEQDIVNFQRLGWKPHEIMAGLAKVLPKNIWLYVVKEPNLRKLGRRFLLQGGTQRNLAAVKAQYDFIKERVPDAEIFVHPITGEAGAFGAALLAAKNYSGRSSFVGIEALLDLFFSVKSDETTRCSFCTNRCQRTFIEVFPKGKEKRLYIIAPCEKGMVLEASQVKEVVKRMREVERENPNLQEISSRKVFESYPVNRVYSDRIFGIIPRRGVIERRKKLKAGIPRVLNFYSLAPFFRGYLESLGVENFIFSDYTSDELIREEMKGGAVDPCFPSKIALAHVRNLLKKGPDFILFPKVATLKGMFLDSEGSHACPTVTATPITVKSILTREEDVFKKFGVEFVDPLLHFDDEELLEVELFEAFKDILDLTKDENRKAVREGFRALEAYQNYMRELGEKVLRKLEAEGRIGILVLGRPYHNDPGINHGITKELQKRGYPILTIDSLPIKEEFLKKVFRGRNPFKIRDVWKKAYSENSSRKVWGALYGAGHPNLALLDLSSFRCGHDAPIYSLIEEIVERAGAPYFTFHEIDENRPAGSIKIRVETVDYFLKERIERLKDREEAV, from the coding sequence ATGATTGGAGGAATTGACGTTGGGTCAACTACAGTAAAGGGGGTTCTCTTAAACGAGAAAGGAGAAGTCCTATTTAAGGAGTACAGACGCCACGAGGCCAAACAGGCAGAGAGGGTCTTGGAGCTCTTGGCTAAGTTTGAGGAAGTTGCAGGTAAGGACTTTCAGCTCTTTTTAACCGGTAGTGGAGGAGGGGATATAGCAAAGGCCCTTGGGGTAAAGTTTATTCAGGAAGTTAACGCAGTAAGTAGAGCTGTAGAGACTCTCCACCCTGAGGTTTCCTCAGTCGTTGAACTGGGCGGTCAAGATGCGAAGATGATTTTCTTCTTAGATGTAAACGGATTTAAGAGGAAAGTAACTACAATGAACGATAAGTGTGCAGGGGGAACGGGGGCTACAATAGACAGGATTGTTTCAAAGTTAAAAATCCCTGTTGAAGTAGCATCTTCCCTTGAATTTGACCCTAAAAGAGTTCACCCTGTTGCAGCAAAGTGCGGAGTTTTTGCCGAGACGGACATAAACTCCCTCCAGAAGGCGGGAGTTCCAGAGGAGGAGCTCCTAATTTCCCTCTTTAACGCGATAGTAATTCAGAACCTTTCCGTTTTAACCAGGGGCTATACCTTAAGGCCTGTTGTCCTCCTCCTCGGAGGTCCAAATACTTTCTTCCCTGCTCTAAGGGGGGCTTGGAAGTATCACCTTGAGAAGGTCTGGAAGGAGAAAGGAATTCCTTTTGATAGCTCTTCCATTCTCCTTCCTGAGAATTCCCAGTTCTACGCTGCTATCGGTTCAGCCCTGTTTGGCTTTGAGGAGGAGAGCCCCTACAGGGGAAAGGAAGGCCTTTTAGAGTTTAGAAGGAGCTCCCTTGTCTACTTAAAGAAGAAGACCGGAGAGTTGGGCCTTCTGAAGCCGGGGGAGGATTTAGAGGAGTTTAAGAAGAGGTATCAGGTTAAGCCTTTTAAGCCGAAGAAGTTTAAGGAAGGAGAAAGGGTTAAGGCCTTCCTTGGAATTGATGGAGGTTCAACCTCTACCAAGGCTGTTTTGATAGATGAGAGGGGGGAGCTCCTTGCAACGGCCTATACCCTCTCTAAGGGGAACCCTCTTGAGGATTTAAAGGTAATAGTCAAAGAGCTAAAGGATAAAGTTGAAGGTGATGGGGCTTTACTTGAGATCCTCTCTGTTGGAGCAACCGGTTATGCAAAGGAGATGTTAAAGGAGACTGTTGGAGCAGACGTTTGTATTGTTGAGACCGTTGCCCATACCGTTTCAGCCCTTCACTTCTTTAAGGATATTGACGTTATAGTTGACGTTGGCGGGCAGGATATAAAGGTAATGATTCTGAGGAACGGAGAAGTTAAGGACTTTAAGCTGAACACCCAGTGTTCAGCGGGAAACGGCTACTTCCTCCAGTCAACTGCAGAGAAGTTCGGGTACAGAGTTGAGGAGTTTGCCGACGTTGCATTTAAGGCTAAGTATGCTCCAAAGTTTAACTTTGGCTGTGCTGTCTTCCTTGAGCAGGATATAGTCAACTTCCAGAGGTTAGGTTGGAAGCCCCACGAGATAATGGCAGGCCTTGCAAAAGTCTTACCTAAGAACATATGGCTCTACGTCGTTAAAGAGCCCAACTTGAGGAAGTTGGGAAGGCGTTTCCTCCTTCAGGGAGGTACCCAGAGGAACCTTGCAGCCGTTAAGGCCCAGTATGACTTCATAAAGGAGAGGGTACCAGATGCCGAAATCTTCGTTCACCCTATTACAGGTGAAGCCGGTGCCTTTGGGGCGGCCCTCCTTGCAGCTAAGAACTACTCTGGAAGGAGCTCTTTCGTAGGGATAGAGGCCCTCCTTGACCTCTTCTTTAGTGTAAAGAGCGATGAGACTACTAGGTGCAGTTTCTGTACGAACAGGTGTCAGAGGACCTTTATAGAGGTTTTCCCTAAGGGTAAAGAAAAGAGGCTTTACATTATTGCCCCCTGTGAAAAGGGAATGGTCCTTGAGGCTTCTCAGGTTAAAGAGGTCGTTAAGAGAATGAGGGAGGTGGAGAGGGAAAACCCTAACCTTCAGGAGATCTCTTCAAGGAAAGTTTTTGAGAGCTATCCCGTTAATAGAGTTTACTCAGATAGGATTTTTGGAATTATTCCAAGAAGGGGTGTGATTGAGAGGAGGAAGAAGCTAAAGGCTGGAATACCGAGGGTTCTAAACTTCTACTCACTTGCCCCTTTCTTTAGGGGGTACTTAGAGTCTTTAGGAGTTGAGAACTTTATCTTTTCTGATTATACGAGTGATGAGTTAATCAGGGAGGAGATGAAGGGAGGGGCTGTTGACCCTTGTTTTCCCAGTAAGATTGCCCTTGCCCACGTTAGGAACTTACTTAAGAAAGGGCCGGACTTTATTCTCTTTCCAAAAGTAGCAACTTTAAAGGGAATGTTCCTTGACTCTGAAGGTTCCCACGCCTGCCCAACGGTAACAGCCACTCCGATAACCGTTAAGTCAATTTTGACCAGGGAGGAGGATGTATTTAAAAAGTTCGGCGTAGAGTTTGTTGATCCTCTCCTCCACTTTGACGATGAGGAACTCCTTGAAGTAGAACTCTTTGAAGCTTTTAAGGATATTTTGGATCTGACAAAGGATGAAAACAGGAAAGCTGTTAGAGAGGGTTTTAGAGCCCTTGAAGCTTACCAGAACTACATGAGAGAACTTGGAGAGAAGGTTTTAAGGAAACTGGAGGCTGAAGGGCGGATAGGGATTTTAGTTCTGGGAAGGCCTTACCACAACGACCCAGGAATAAACCACGGTATTACGAAAGAGCTCCAGAAGAGGGGATATCCGATTTTAACTATAGATTCACTCCCGATTAAGGAGGAGTTCCTGAAGAAGGTTTTTAGGGGAAGGAACCCCTTTAAGATAAGGGACGTTTGGAAAAAGGCCTACAGTGAGAACAGCAGCAGGAAAGTTTGGGGAGCTCTCTACGGAGCCGGCCATCCAAACCTTGCTCTCCTTGACCTTTCCTCCTTTAGGTGTGGCCACGATGCGCCTATCTACTCTCTTATTGAGGAGATAGTTGAGAGGGCGGGAGCTCCATACTTTACCTTTCACGAAATAGACGAGAACCGCCCTGCCGGTTCAATAAAGATAAGGGTTGAAACCGTAGACTACTTCCTGAAGGAGAGGATTGAGAGGTTAAAGGATAGGGAAGAGGCAGTTTAG
- the phoU gene encoding phosphate signaling complex protein PhoU — MIERYLEDLDLLKKSFIEMADMARKIINDAMEALMERDKEKAKATYEYDRLIDLKEIEIEERCIRILALYSPEATDLRFVVSVLKSIVDLERVGDLARDICETAIYLSELPPLKPYVDLPRMLKVVSDMLKDSIMALLRGDVELAKEVIDKDDIVDSFYERLFNELIEMSRQNPEAADVAVRLILVVKSLERVGDHATNVAEYAIYYKTGDVVKHKKAQEYLKRLQSKEG; from the coding sequence ATGATTGAGCGTTACCTTGAAGACTTGGACTTACTTAAGAAGAGCTTCATAGAGATGGCAGATATGGCTAGGAAGATAATAAACGATGCCATGGAAGCTTTAATGGAGAGGGATAAGGAAAAGGCGAAGGCAACCTATGAGTACGATAGGCTTATAGACCTTAAGGAGATAGAGATTGAGGAGAGATGTATAAGGATTTTAGCGCTCTACTCCCCTGAGGCTACAGACTTAAGGTTTGTTGTCTCGGTTTTAAAGAGTATCGTTGACCTTGAGAGGGTTGGGGACCTTGCCCGTGATATCTGTGAAACTGCCATTTACCTTTCGGAGCTCCCACCTTTAAAACCTTACGTTGACCTTCCCAGAATGTTAAAGGTTGTCTCTGACATGTTGAAAGACTCTATAATGGCCCTTTTAAGGGGGGACGTAGAGCTTGCAAAGGAGGTAATAGACAAAGACGACATCGTTGACAGCTTCTATGAGAGGCTCTTTAACGAACTGATAGAGATGTCAAGGCAAAACCCTGAGGCTGCAGATGTTGCAGTAAGGTTAATCTTGGTAGTTAAGTCCCTTGAGAGGGTTGGAGACCACGCTACAAACGTTGCAGAGTATGCCATCTACTACAAAACTGGCGATGTTGTTAAGCATAAAAAGGCCCAGGAGTACCTAAAGAGACTCCAAAGTAAGGAAGGGTAG
- a CDS encoding carbon starvation CstA family protein, with the protein MVVFLFLFSILVFFLAYKFYGGFLKEKVFELSERNKTPAHTMRDGVDYVPAPAPVLLGHHFSSIAGAGPIVGPITAASSWGWLPAYLWVLIGNVFIGGVHDMSALVASIRNKARSIAEIGGKYLSKRAGFLFKLFIWLALLYVVAVFINVAQITFNAVVPVVENGQVIKLPIGGGVATSAIIYIVLALIFGILVYNFRLPLKWVTAVFVVLVYGAVYIGQLFPINLSPSTWNVILLVYVAVASVTPVWLLLQPRDYLSSFLLYGALLGAGLGILLSFGKVSSNLPPYFGFNSDIGPLVPLLFVVIACGSISGFHSLVGSGTTSKQLDKEPDALTVGYGAMLLEGVVAVMSIIFVMTLTTSEFEVLKKNVAAIYGAGIGNFMSFIGVPHHIGVAFGMLALSSFVLTSTDTGTRLARYVFTELTGVKNRFLATGVSLIIPAVLVFLKYKDPSTGKLLPVWKALWPVFGATNQLIASLALFVVMIWLVKTGKGKYWFVPGIPALFMGIITLWALVMLFLKWKFTVIGVAALIQVFLALWIFYEGYLALKKLREE; encoded by the coding sequence ATGGTAGTTTTCCTCTTTTTGTTCTCAATTCTCGTCTTTTTCCTTGCTTATAAGTTCTACGGAGGTTTTTTAAAGGAAAAGGTTTTTGAGCTATCTGAGAGGAATAAAACTCCTGCCCACACTATGAGGGACGGTGTTGACTACGTTCCAGCTCCAGCTCCCGTTCTCCTCGGTCACCACTTCTCATCAATTGCAGGTGCAGGGCCCATAGTTGGTCCAATAACTGCTGCGTCCTCTTGGGGATGGCTTCCTGCTTACCTTTGGGTCTTAATAGGTAACGTCTTCATTGGCGGTGTTCACGACATGAGCGCCCTCGTTGCCTCAATAAGGAATAAGGCCCGTTCAATTGCGGAGATAGGGGGAAAGTACCTTTCAAAGAGGGCTGGGTTCCTCTTTAAACTCTTTATCTGGCTTGCTCTCCTTTACGTAGTTGCAGTTTTTATAAACGTTGCTCAGATAACCTTTAACGCCGTTGTTCCAGTAGTTGAGAACGGTCAGGTAATTAAACTCCCAATAGGCGGTGGAGTAGCTACCAGCGCAATTATCTACATAGTTCTTGCCCTAATCTTTGGAATTCTCGTCTACAACTTTAGACTGCCCCTTAAGTGGGTAACTGCTGTCTTTGTTGTTTTAGTTTACGGAGCCGTCTATATAGGGCAGCTCTTTCCAATTAACCTCTCTCCTTCAACTTGGAACGTTATCCTCCTTGTGTACGTTGCGGTGGCCTCAGTTACCCCTGTTTGGCTTTTACTCCAGCCGAGGGACTACCTCTCAAGCTTTCTCCTTTACGGAGCTCTCCTTGGAGCAGGCCTTGGAATCCTCCTATCCTTTGGAAAGGTAAGTTCTAACCTCCCTCCTTACTTTGGCTTTAACAGCGATATAGGTCCCCTTGTTCCCCTCCTCTTTGTTGTTATTGCCTGTGGTTCCATTTCAGGCTTTCACTCCCTGGTTGGCTCTGGAACAACCTCAAAACAGCTTGACAAGGAGCCTGATGCCCTTACCGTAGGCTATGGAGCGATGCTCCTTGAGGGAGTAGTTGCTGTTATGTCTATTATCTTCGTTATGACTTTAACTACGAGTGAGTTTGAAGTCCTGAAGAAGAACGTTGCGGCAATTTACGGAGCAGGTATAGGGAACTTTATGTCTTTCATTGGAGTTCCCCATCATATAGGAGTAGCCTTTGGTATGCTTGCCCTATCTTCATTTGTCTTAACCAGTACAGATACGGGAACTCGCCTTGCCCGTTACGTTTTCACAGAGCTTACGGGAGTTAAGAACAGGTTTCTAGCTACTGGCGTTTCTCTGATAATTCCTGCGGTTTTGGTTTTTCTCAAGTATAAAGACCCTTCAACTGGAAAGTTACTTCCCGTTTGGAAGGCTCTCTGGCCGGTCTTTGGAGCGACAAACCAGCTAATTGCATCACTTGCCCTCTTTGTGGTTATGATCTGGCTTGTTAAGACCGGTAAGGGAAAGTACTGGTTCGTTCCGGGAATACCTGCTCTCTTTATGGGAATTATTACTCTTTGGGCCCTTGTCATGCTCTTTCTGAAGTGGAAGTTTACTGTTATTGGAGTTGCAGCTCTTATTCAGGTATTCCTTGCCCTTTGGATATTCTACGAAGGTTACTTAGCTTTAAAGAAGTTGAGAGAGGAATGA
- a CDS encoding NAD(P)H-dependent glycerol-3-phosphate dehydrogenase yields MKLAVLGSGSWGSALSVHFGRLGFEVFQWCREGEVIEEINKRRENTLFLPGVIYPETVRATSRVSEAVEGADYVLSVIPTQHTSSFWKDNRALLEDKPLICASKGIEVESLRTLSQIYREVFGSSDNYFVLSGPTFALEVAKGLPAAAVISNLSSSRAFKVVEELNSKSFRFYASDDVLGVELGGALKNVIAIATGISDGMGLGNNARAALITRGLHEIKRLGKAIGAREETFYGLSGLGDLVLTCTGDLSRNRQFGLSIGRGEGGVNGKFVVEGVYTVKAAVKLSKKFSIEMPITEAVYRIVYEGSSPKEVMEELLSRPVKEESL; encoded by the coding sequence TTGAAGCTTGCCGTTCTTGGTTCTGGGAGTTGGGGATCTGCCCTCTCTGTTCACTTTGGAAGGTTGGGCTTTGAGGTCTTTCAGTGGTGTAGAGAAGGAGAAGTAATAGAGGAGATTAACAAAAGGAGGGAAAACACGCTTTTCCTTCCCGGCGTTATCTACCCTGAGACGGTTAGGGCTACAAGTAGAGTTTCTGAGGCAGTTGAGGGAGCAGATTACGTCCTCTCCGTTATTCCTACACAGCATACCTCTAGTTTCTGGAAGGATAACAGAGCTCTCCTTGAGGATAAACCTCTAATCTGTGCAAGCAAAGGGATAGAGGTTGAGAGTTTAAGGACGCTCTCTCAAATTTACAGGGAAGTTTTCGGTTCGTCTGATAACTACTTCGTTCTATCGGGGCCGACCTTTGCCCTTGAAGTTGCAAAGGGCTTACCGGCAGCTGCAGTTATTTCTAACCTATCGTCCAGTAGGGCCTTTAAGGTTGTTGAGGAGCTCAATTCAAAGAGCTTTAGGTTTTATGCGAGTGACGACGTTTTAGGCGTTGAGCTTGGAGGGGCTCTTAAAAACGTAATAGCCATAGCTACGGGAATTTCAGACGGAATGGGGCTCGGGAACAATGCCCGTGCGGCTTTAATTACGAGGGGCCTTCACGAGATAAAGAGGCTGGGGAAAGCGATTGGGGCAAGAGAGGAAACTTTTTACGGCCTTTCGGGCCTTGGAGACTTGGTTTTAACCTGTACTGGAGACCTTTCAAGGAACAGGCAGTTTGGCCTCTCTATTGGTAGGGGAGAGGGAGGTGTTAACGGTAAGTTTGTAGTAGAGGGAGTTTATACTGTAAAGGCGGCCGTTAAACTCTCTAAAAAGTTCTCAATAGAGATGCCGATAACTGAGGCAGTCTATAGAATAGTTTATGAAGGGAGTTCTCCAAAGGAGGTTATGGAGGAGCTCCTTTCAAGGCCTGTTAAAGAGGAGAGTCTATGA
- a CDS encoding DUF3343 domain-containing protein: MAEAKGLGEKIFFIATGVRLHAKEYFLRFTGLFKRYRYCISFPSIPEGLKAEKELKGVGGVSIPIPDEIFEGCGVGILVKDEEELKRVLDHLKNKGILVSGVFKREGNRFLEVGGEG, translated from the coding sequence ATGGCAGAAGCTAAAGGTTTAGGAGAGAAGATTTTCTTTATAGCTACAGGTGTTAGGCTCCATGCTAAGGAGTACTTTCTGAGGTTTACCGGTTTATTTAAAAGGTACAGGTACTGTATCTCCTTTCCATCAATTCCTGAAGGTTTAAAGGCAGAGAAGGAGCTTAAAGGGGTTGGCGGTGTCTCAATTCCCATTCCAGATGAGATTTTTGAGGGATGTGGAGTAGGGATTTTGGTTAAGGACGAGGAAGAGCTTAAAAGGGTTTTGGACCACTTGAAGAATAAAGGTATTTTGGTTTCAGGGGTTTTTAAGAGGGAAGGTAACAGGTTCCTAGAAGTCGGAGGGGAAGGTTGA